The following proteins are encoded in a genomic region of bacterium:
- a CDS encoding J domain-containing protein produces MKNSLDSTFDRKDPYKTLGVAPGATPAEIRKTYIGLAKRNHQDLFATDPEKYRSSTRLMQDINAAYELLSDPARRQLWDRQHPAVVKPRAAPPAAPPRTQVESRYYDPELVNRVLRKYNEFVGSLRTAAERQKATRKIGKFQTSRAGSAYIRGLVDLQYREVMDFLKLDRRVSVFDDELVAIMFLYEGSFEVSPSGLFITYAYILYRENRGKFPPGLDGGRRPSPGQHADVVQLRLPGSRGDDASSGSKPDKGLGSQVWEWLMAKPGSRRQ; encoded by the coding sequence GTGAAAAACTCCCTCGACTCGACGTTCGACCGTAAGGATCCCTACAAGACCCTGGGCGTGGCGCCCGGCGCGACTCCCGCCGAAATCCGCAAGACCTACATTGGACTGGCCAAGCGGAACCATCAGGACCTCTTCGCCACCGACCCGGAGAAGTACCGCTCGTCAACCAGACTGATGCAGGACATCAATGCCGCGTACGAGTTGCTCAGTGACCCGGCCCGGCGGCAGCTCTGGGACCGCCAGCACCCGGCCGTGGTCAAGCCGCGCGCAGCGCCGCCCGCGGCTCCGCCCCGGACGCAGGTGGAGAGCAGGTACTACGACCCCGAACTGGTCAACCGCGTCCTCCGGAAGTACAACGAGTTCGTGGGTTCGCTGCGCACCGCCGCGGAGCGGCAGAAGGCGACCCGGAAGATAGGGAAATTCCAGACCAGCCGGGCCGGTTCCGCCTACATCAGGGGGCTGGTTGACCTGCAGTACCGTGAGGTCATGGACTTTCTGAAGCTCGACCGGCGAGTTTCGGTTTTCGACGACGAGCTGGTGGCAATCATGTTCCTCTACGAGGGTAGTTTTGAAGTCTCCCCCAGCGGTCTCTTCATAACGTATGCCTATATACTTTACCGGGAGAACCGCGGCAAGTTCCCGCCGGGACTGGACGGTGGGAGGCGGCCGTCCCCGGGCCAGCATGCCGACGTCGTCCAGCTTCGGTTGCCGGGGTCGCGTGGAGACGACGCGTCGTCCGGGTCGAAGCCGGACAAGGGACTTGGGTCACAGGTCTGGGAATGGCTCATGGCCAAACCCGGCTCCCGCCGTCAGTGA